From Vigna unguiculata cultivar IT97K-499-35 chromosome 5, ASM411807v1, whole genome shotgun sequence, the proteins below share one genomic window:
- the LOC114183127 gene encoding uncharacterized protein LOC114183127: MQAKCDTLVNNISEAFNSVIVDARSKPIISMLEDIRLYIMKRWSKNRSKVQKYEGDICPKIHARLSKESEQTKYWIPSWSGQKLFEVRHVSLIGDKFTVNIESQECSCRKWLISGIPCCHAIAALNFLNLKAEDYIPHWFRRTTYEEIYNSIVLPANGQLFWETTAFPDVLPPLKRRLSGRPKKKRRLEAWELRKDNTQMRPGGHRKRCSVCRALGHKRNNCPALLVHGCEERPTEATAPQPTQPTQSEPPPSQPPTTPTPLATPTPAAALTPPVATPTPPIVAPHPTVAAPNPPAPGPPPNTAVQQPSQPTYGIRKMRPKMQIRRPPRPS; this comes from the exons ATGCAAGCCAAATGTGACACGTTGGTAAACAACATTAGTGAAGCCTTCAACAGCGTTATTGTGGATGCAAGGTCCAAGCCAATCATCTCAATGCTGGAAGACATCCGTTTGTATATTATGAAAAGGTGGTCCAAGAATAGATCCAAGGTGCAGAAGTACGAGGGAGATATATGCCCTAAGATACACGCCAGATTATCAAAAGAGTCTGAACAAACTAAGTATTGGATACCAAG TTGGTCAGGTCAGAAGTTGTTTGAAGTTAGACATGTCTCATTAATTGGAGACAAGTTCACTGTCAACATAGAAAGCCAGGAATGCAGCTGTAGGAAATGGCTCATTAGTGGGATCCCATGCTGCCATGCAATTGCTGCACTGAACTTCCTCAACTTAAAGGCAGAAGATTACATTCCACATTGGTTCAGACGTACAACATATGAAGAGATATACAACTCCATAGTTCTTCCTGCCAATGGTCAACTTTTTTGGGAAACAACTGCCTTTCCTGATGTTCTACCACCACTTAAAAGAAGGCTGTCAGGGAGaccaaagaagaagagaaggctGGAAGCATGGGAACTTAGAAAAGATAACACCCAAATGAGGCCAGGTGGTCATAGAAAGAGATGTTCAGTTTGTCGCGCACTTGGGCACAAGAGGAACAATTGTCCAGCACTTCTTGTCCATGGCTGTGAAGAACGTCCCACTGAAGCTACAGCACCACAACCAACTCAACCCACACAAAGTGAACCACCACCAAGTCAACCACCTACAACACCCACTCCACTTGCAACACCCACTCCAGCTGCAGCACTAACCCCACCAGTTGCAACACCAACCCCACCAATTGTAGCACCACACCCAACAGTAGCAGCCCCAAACCCACCAGCACCAGGACCACCACCCAACACTGCAGTACAACAGCCCAGCCAACCAACTTATGGAATTAGAAAGATGAGGCCAAAAATGCAAATAAGAAGGCCACCACGTCCATCATGA